From Anopheles coluzzii chromosome 3, AcolN3, whole genome shotgun sequence, the proteins below share one genomic window:
- the LOC120954742 gene encoding protein piccolo-like, translating to MKRVIVLLCIASIANAGLLVKRQDSQQQQQQTQEIRELPSQQLKEEAPPQQTQGQQPQRPHGPPETNIKGGQETKQHKDSKPEKLQQSQQTKQSEGLNHGPKSAQVKQSPQTKTSQGSSETKPHHGPQRADVKEPPQTKTPQRSSETKPHPGPKRADVKEPPQTKTPQGSSQTKTHAGPKRTDVKEPPQTKTSQGSAETKTHPGPKRADVKEPPQGSGHPQVKGSPETKTQQVKGEPQTKDTQVQQQTKG from the exons ATGAAGCGAGTAATAGTATTGCTTTGCATAGCTTCAATAG CTAACGCAGGGCTTTTGGTAAAACGTCAAGattcacaacaacaacaacaacaaacccaaGAAATTAGGGAACTTCCATCCCAACAACTGAAGGAAGAAGCCCCGCCACAGCAAACACAAGGACAACAGCCTCAGCGACCGCACGGACCACCCGAGACAAATATCAAGGGGGGACAGGAAACGAAACAGCATAAGGATTCGAAACCTGAAAAGTTGCAGCAATCTCAGCAAACTAAACAGTCTGAAGGTCTCAACCATGGACCCAAAAGTGCCCAAGTGAAACAGTCTCCACAGACTAAAACATCTCAAGGATCTTCAGAAACGAAACCACACCATGGACCGCAGCGTGCTGATGTTAAAGAGCCTCCCCAAACCAAAACACCCCAAAGATCGTCGGAAACGAAACCACACCCAGGACCGAAGCGTGCTGATGTTAAAGAGCCTCCCCAAACCAAAACGCCCCAAGGATCGTCACAAACTAAAACTCACGCAGGACCAAAGCGTACTGATGTGAAAGAACCCCCCCAAACCAAAACGTCACAAGGATCGGCAGAAACTAAAACTCACCCAGGTCCGAAGCGTGCTGATGTGAAAGAGCCTCCCCAAGGCTCAGGGCATCCTCAGGTTAAAGGATCCCCTGAGACAAAAACGCAACAGGTAAAAGGTGAACCACAAACTAAAGATACACAAGTCCAGCAGCAAACGAAGGGTTAG
- the LOC120958220 gene encoding putative uncharacterized protein DDB_G0268364, with protein MKASVALLCLVAFANGAVVPLYGGVDQQFGIPKIPHHDHDHQVPQHQQPHQVPPQGHQQHTPQIYPLQSPQHQQKVPPQDHQPHIPQIPHHDHQQHIPQLHPLPSPQQKQPQIPLHDQQQQIPQLHPLPSHQQKQPQIPHHDHQQQIPQLHPHPSHQHQQPQIPPHDQQIPQLHPHPSQQKQPQIPPHDQQIPQLHPLPSQQKQPQIPPQKHIPQHRQSSPEEEHPDSQFPLPDNMTEQEKQIGREMLLLKQIDNMMQHRKILLQQQLNEHRDPQNHQLPSSPAEQQQRIKEQEQQIGREMEVQMQLAKVIEHQKQQLAQQMENPSQTPGQIKMHEKIIGREMLFALKLDKVMELEKQHLQRNIRRLQAQHQDPPSPSQEQSIKQLEQQIQRGMLMVQDLQELIQRQKNQLQQHIEQKQHPYYENHPDSLVKLKHHISEQERQIGREMLLQNQLETLMQHQQEQLQQQIEQQQQQTQQLLPPSASEQEDYFTEQAKQIGREMLMQLQLTKLMQERVQLQIEQARESQQEPNDVQHLEPPMEEIPQEPQVFVPVLVVEG; from the exons ATGAAGGCTTCGGTAGCTCTGCTCTGCCTGGTGGCATTTG CAAACGGTGCAGTCGTTCCGTTGTATGGTGGTGTCGACCAGCAGTTCGGTATTCCGAAAATCCCTCACCATGATCATGACCACCAAGTCCCCCAACATCAGCAGCCACATCAAGTTCCTCCCCAGGGTCACCAGCAGCATACCCCGCAGATTTATCCACTTCAAAGCCCCCAGCATCAACAAAAAGTCCCTCCTCAGGATCACCAGCCGCATATCCCGCAAATCCCTCACCACGATCACCAGCAGCATATCCCGCAGCTTCATCCACTTCCAAGCCCCCAGCAAAAACAACCGCAAATCCCTCTCCAcgatcaacagcagcaaatccCGCAGCTTCATCCACTTCCAAGCCACCAGCAAAAACAACCGCAAATCCCTCACCACGATCACCAGCAGCAAATCCCGCAGCTTCACCCACATCCAAGCCACCAGCATCAACAACCGCAAATCCCTCCCCACGATCAGCAAATCCCGCAGCTTCACCCACATCCAAGCCAGCAAAAACAACCGCAAATCCCTCCCCATGATCAGCAAATCCCGCAGCTTCACCCACTTCCAAGCCAGCAAAAACAACCGCAAATTCCTCCCCAGAAACATATTCCCCAACATCGTCAAAGCTCACCCGAGGAGGAACATCCTGATAGCCAATTTCCCCTACCGGATAATATGACAGAACAAGAGAAGCAGATCGGGAGGGAAATGCTACTGCTGAAGCAGATTGACAACATGATGCAGCATCGAAAGatactgctgcagcagcagcttaatGAGCACCGAGACCCACAGAACCACCAGCTTCCGTCAAGCCcagccgagcagcagcaaaggatcaaggagcaggagcagcaaatTGGACGCGAAATGGAAGTGCAGATGCAGCTTGCAAAAGTGATAGAGCACCAAAAGCAGCAACTAGCGCAACAGATGGAAAACCCATCCCAGACACCTGGACAGATCAAGATGCACGAGAAGATTATCGGCCGGGAAATGCTGTTTGCACTCAAGCTCGATAAAGTGATGGAACTGGAAAAGCAGCACCTTCAGCGAAACATTCGAAGACTCCAGGCTCAGCATCAGGATCCTCCAAGCCCATCCCAGGAGCAAAGCATAAAGCAGCTGGAGCAGCAGATTCAACGGGGAATGCTAATGGTGCAGGACCTGCAAGAATTGATCCAGCGCCAAAAGAATCAACTGCAGCAGCATATTGAACAGAAGCAACACCCATACTACGAGAACCATCCCGACAGCCTGGTGAAACTGAAACATCATATTTCAGAGCAGGAGAGACAGATTGGGCGTGAAATGCTATTGCAAAATCAGCTAGAGACTTTGATGCAGCATCAACAGGaacaactgcagcagcagattgaacagcaacaacagcaaacccaACAGCTACTGCCTCCGAGTGCATCAGAACAGGAAGACTATTTCACGGAGCAGGCAAAACAGATTGGACGGGAAATGCTAATGCAGTTGCAGCTGACCAAACTAATGCAAGAGCGGGTGCAGCTGCAGATAGAGCAGGCGCGAGAATCTCAACAGGAGCCCAATGATGTTCAACATCTTGAACCCCCAATGGAGGAGATTCCCCAGGAACCCCAGGTTTTCGTGCCTGTGCTGGTCGTCGAAGGTTAA